One Carassius gibelio isolate Cgi1373 ecotype wild population from Czech Republic chromosome A7, carGib1.2-hapl.c, whole genome shotgun sequence DNA window includes the following coding sequences:
- the LOC128017550 gene encoding macrophage mannose receptor 1-like — MSEGKSVVLSSHLLLRGTLSIKGLFSKTFCYFTLIQERKTWSEARSYCKSYHTDLATIQSDEDRYKIQEIANAISFSHRAWMGLYDGVLAWRWSYRDLNIDYMNWASGEDTSSRTQRKCGVITVTGSWHVASCEEQKPSFCYNGKSLEGSFVFIDALLTWRDAQLYCRRKHVDLAIISDASENSALLQLFPPKPSQPEAWIGLSKNLWLWSDQSKVSWTSFKWAEGEPDNAKGNEKCGFVRQTGLIGDEDCSHQLPFYCSEFNFCFNS; from the exons ATGTCCGAAGGGAAATCAGTCGTGCTGTCTTCTCATCTTCTGCTCCGCGGGACGCTCTCCATCAAAG GACTTTTCTCGAAGACTTTCTGCTACTTTACTCTGATCCAAGAGCGGAAGACCTGGAGCGAAGCACGATCGTACTGCAAGAGCTATCACACAGATCTGGCCACCATTCAGAGCGATGAAGACCGCTATAAGATACAGGAGATCGCAAACGCCATCAGCTTTTCACACAGGGCCTGGATGGGTCTGTATGATGGAGTACTGGCTTGGCGCTGGTCGTATCGAGATCTGAACATAGACTATATGAACTGGGCGTCAGGAGAAGACACGAGCTCCAGGACTCAGAGGAAGTGTGGCGTGATCACAGTCACTGGAAGCTGGCACGTCGCATCTTGTGAAGAACAGAAACCCTCTTTTTGCTACAATG GAAAGAGTCTTGAGGGCTCTTTTGTGTTCATCGACGCGCTCCTGACGTGGCGTGATGCTCAGCTGTACTGCAGGAGGAAGCACGTGGATCTGGCCATCATTAGTGACGCCTCTGAGAACAGCGCTCTGCTTCAGCTCTTTCCTCCCAAACCCTCTCAGCCCGAGGCCTGGATCGGCTTGTCCAAAAACCTGTGGCTGTGGTCGGACCAGAGCAAAGTCTCCTGGACGTCTTTCAAATGGGCCGAAGGAGAGCCGGATAATGCTAAAGGCAACGAAAAGTGCGGCTTTGTCCGTCAGACTGGACTGATCGGAGACGAAGACTGCTCACATCAGTTACCTTTCTACTGCAGTGAGTTTAACTTCTGCTTTAACTCTTAA